Genomic segment of Bacteroidota bacterium:
TTTCATAGAAACGCAAAACCCAGCATAAAACTAACTCCTAACTCAAGATAGCTCCACTCACAAAGCCAAATCCAGCAGGTCGGAGAAATAGGCAGACTTTCCGGAGCATCAGGCAGGCCGGCGACAGCCAACCACGCTACCTTGATGTTGCTTTAAAAACGACAACCAATGAATAAGCATATGTCAACCAAAATAGCACTTATTACTGGCGGAAGCCGAGGCCTTGGCAAAAGTATGGCACTGCATGTTGCAGCAAAAGGTGCAGGCGTTGTTATCACCTATTTAAACAATGCAGCTGATGCACAAGCCGTTGTTGCCGAGATTGAGAGAGCCGGTGGCAAAGCGGCAGCATTACAGCTCAATACTGGTAACATCAGCCATTTCCCAAAATTCGCCGGCCAACTCCGAGACACAGTCAATACACTATGGGGAAAAACAGAGATTGATTTCCTTGTCAACAATGCAGGCGTCGGTGCGCACAATGTCATTGCTTCTACGACGGAAGAAGAATTTGACCTGATGATAAACGTACACGTGAAAGGCGTCTTTTTCCTTACCCAACAGCTCCTGCCTATGCTGGCAGACCAGGGACGCATTATAAATATTTCGACTGGCCTCACCCGATTCTCCTATCCCGGCTACGCAGCATATGCAGCAGCCAAAGGTGCCGTTGAAGTATTTACACGCTACCTCGCAAAAGAATTGGGCGAAAGACAAATCGCTGTCAACACCATTGCCCCGGGCGCTATCGAGACCGACTTTGGCGGTGGGGCAATTCGCGACAATGCAGAACTCAACCAGTTTGTAGCGTCCACCACAGCACTCGGCCGCGTAGGGCTGCCAGACGACATTGGCGGCGCAGTTGCCAGTTTGCTCATGGATGACAATCTCTGGGTCAATGGCCAACGGATTGAGGTCTCTGGTGGCCAGCACTTATAAGATCGGCATTCATACGAATTAAGGATAAAATCAAAGGTCCCGACAAGCATGCAGGCGCCAAAACTGGTGGCCTACATGCTTGTTGTACAACTTTACGGGATCTCAACCTGCTTTATCCGTAGAATAGAAATCCAGACGAACAGCAACTGTCCACCGCCGCCAACATGGAACAGGTTCAATTCTCCGCGCTCGACCAAACGAAGCTTACAGGCAGCCTATTCGAACCCAAGCAGCTCGCGCACACCCTGTTGCTCATTAACTCAGGCACGGGTATTCCAAGGCGATTCTATACGCGATTTGCGCGCCACGCAGCGGAACGCGGTTTTGCAGTATTAACTTACGACTACAGAGGCATTGGCGACTCTGCGCCTGAATCGCTTGTAGGCTACGACGCCCGATATAGAGACTGGGGACAGCAGGATGTGCCGGGCGCTATCAATTACTTAACTTCTCGTTATCCCGACCTTCCCCTGACAATTATTGGCCATTCTACAGGTGGGCAGCAACTCGGCCTGGCAGAAAATGTTGACCGGGTTCAAGCTGCCGCTTTCATTGCTGTATCCACTGGCTACTGGCGCGGCATGCCGGCCATTTATAAATGGTTCTCGCTTGTAGCCTGGAAACTCTACCTACCACTAGTTTCACGCCTCTACGGCTACGCCCCGGCCAGAAAAATACGCTGGGGTGAGAACCTGCCTAACGGTGTTGCAAAAGAATGGGGTGCGTGGTGCCTCGAACAAGAATACCTCGCCGCTTATTTTGACAACACAGGGCACCGCACCAGTCCGGATGGCTCGCCATTTGGCCCGCAATACTTTCACAAGGTACAGTTTCCAATCCGCGCCTACTACTTTACAGATGACCCCATAGCTACACCAGCTAACGCGACACCCATGCTGGCCCTGTTCAAAAGAGCTGCCATTGAAAAGGTCTGGATTAATCCGACTGAACTTGGGCTAAAAGAAGTTGGACATCTCGGATTTTTCTGGAAACACATTGGCAAATCCCTTTGGGACGAAACACTCACCTGGCTCCAAACAAACGCCACCAAAACCCTATGATCAACACAAGTCAACGCGACAGGCTGCTGTGGATTGACGGCACGGCCGGCACCTTTGTCGGCATAACCACCTTGCTGTTGCTAAATTGGCTATACCCACTGTATCAGTTACCTCGAAATATCGTGCTCATCATTACGGCAGCGAATCTGGTCTACGGCGGCTATGCCCTCTTCGTCGCATCCCGAAAAAAACGCCCGATTGAACTTGTCGTTGCTCTAGCGGCTGCCAATCTGGCGTGGATGTTCGTCTGCATTGGCTTCCTGGTTTTTTACGGTAAACAGGCCAGTATATTTGGATTGATGCACATCGCAGGAGAAGGCGCATTCGTAACAATGCTGGCAGTCTTGGAATGGCGGTGGCGCTACGATTTACAAACCAGCTAACCACTGATTTACCAGGGCATCTTACGAGCCTACAATTTTCTTCAATTCAACCAGCTTGAGCAGCGCCTCGACAGGCGTCATACCGTTGGGTTCAAGGCTCCGCAACAGTTCTGCAGCTTCGGAAGCAGCAGGGTCCTGGACTTGAAACAGCGACAATTGATGGGCAGCACTGAGGTCTTCCATACCGGCAGCGGCTGCTACACGAGGACCATCCGTTGGCTTGCCGGCCGCATCACCGCCGTGGATTTCCAATTGCTGGGACTCCAAATGTTTGAGCACTTCCTGCGCGCGAGCAATGAGCGGTGACGGTAATCCAGCCATCCGCGCCACTTCGATCCCATAAGAATGATCTGCACCTCCGGGAATCAATTTTCGTAAAAAGACCACTTTGCCGTTGTGCTCTTTTACCTGAACCCGCAGGTTAACGATTCGCCCATAGCGATCTTTCAGCTCATTGAGTTCGTGATAGTGCGTGGCAAACAGGGTTTGTGCAGCAACGCGTTCGGTTTCATGCAGATACTCAACCAGTGCCCAGGCAATAGAGAGTCCATCAAACGTGCTGGTACCACGCCCTACTTCGTCCAGCAAAATCAACGAACGCGGTGTTGCATTGTTGAGGATGTTGGCCGCCTCGTTCATTTCAACGAGAAATGTACTCTCCCCGGAAGCAAGGTTATCGGAGGCCCCTACCCTGGTAAAAATCCGATCAACAATCCCCAGTGTCGCTTTTTCAGCCGGCACATAAGCGCCAACTTGCGCCAGGAGTACAATCAATCCGGTCTGCCGCAACACAACACTTTTACCGGCCATATTAGGACCCGTAATAATCAGAATTTGCTGCGATGCGGGATCCAGCGACACACTGTTAGAAATAAAGGGCTCACCCACCGGCAGCGTCTTCTCTACAACAGGATGCCGGCCTTCAACAATCTCAATACCCAGGCCATCGTGTACATCAGGCCGCGTATACTTGTGCTGCACGGCCACTTCGGCAAGGCTAACCAGGCAATCGAGCATGGCCAGAAGCCGGGCATTCAGTTGTAGCGATGCGGTGTGCATGGCCACTTGCTCTCGGATCACCTGAAACAAGGAGGTTTCAATGTGCGTGATCCGTTCCTGCGCCGTAAGGATTTTTTCTTCGTACTCTTTGAGCTTTGGCGTGATGTAGCGTTCAGCATTCACCAGGGTTTGCTTCCGGATGAAATCATCTGGCACTTTGTCTTTGTGCGCGTTGGTGACTTCGAGGTAGTACCCAAATACTTTGTTGAAACCGACCTTGAGTGATGGGATGCCGGTACGTGCTGACTCCTCCTGCTGGAGCTTTACGATCCAGTCGCGACCAGACCTGGCAATGGTCCGCAGTTCATCGAGCTCTTCATGGTACCCTGGCCGAATGTATCCACCATCCCCGAGCTGCGCCGGCGGTTCGTCAACCAGTGCCTCTCCTACCAGTTGGGTTACTTCGTTGCACGGTGTAAGCTGAGCCGTAATGCTTTTGATGGCTTCGATAGTTTCATCAGCCAGAATCGACTTAATTTGAGGAATGGCAGCCAAAGTAGTTTTAAGCGCAACCATCTCACGCGGGGTCGCACGCCCTGTAGAGATCCGCGCAGCCATGCGCTCCATGTCGCCAACCGTCTGTAAGGTTTCCTGCATTCGCCCCCGGAGGAAGTCGGATGTAACAAACCCCGACACAGCATCAAGGCGCCGATGGATTTGCTTTAGATCCCGCAGGGGCCGCACAAGCCATTTGCGCAACAGACGCGCACCCATCGGCGTGCGGGTCATGTCGAGAATTTGAATAAGCGACCCTTCTTGCTGCCCACTTTGCAGTGTAGATACAAGTTCAAGGTTGCGCCGCGTTTGCGCATCCAGCATCATGAATGTATCACTGGCGAAATAATTAACGCGATCAATATGCGGAAGCCTGCCTTTCTGGGTTTCCCCAAGGTAGTACAGTGCCACACCGGCCGCGACAATACCGGCCGGAAAATCTTCGACGCCAAACCCTTTCAACGAGTGCGTCTTAAAGTGCCTGAGTAGCGTTTCGTAGGCAAAATCGTAACCAAAACACCAGTCCTCTTGTGGCGTGACAATGACACCCAGGTCGCGCAGCCAGCGAATATCGTCGTGCCGGCGCTTATCAACCAGTACTTCCGTGGGTGCAATGGTCTGAATGAGCTCTTTGAGGTCGCGGGCGTCTACTTCGGCGAGGTAAAACTCCCCTGTAGATGCATCAATAAACGAAAGGCCGGCGCGGCCGTTTTTCGATTTTTCGGGCCAATGCACCGAGGCAAGGTAATTGGAGCGCTTGGGATCGAGCAACTGCTCGCGAAATGACACACCGGGCGTGACAATCTCGACTACGTCACGCTTTACTATTTTCCGGGCCGTTTTTGTGTCTTCAAGCTGTTCACAGATGGCTACCCGATGACCGGCTTGCACAAGCCGGGGCAGGTAGTTGTCGAGTGCGTGGTACGGAAAGCCGGCAAGCGGAACGTGACTCGCTTTACCATTGGCCCTTTTTGTCAAGGTGATCCCAAGTACCTGGCTTACAACAACAGCATCATCCTCAAACGTTTCATAAAAATCCCCCAAACGAAACAGCAGTAAAGCGTTCGGGTGCCGGTCTTTGATTTTATAGTACTGACGCATCAGCGGCGTGGGTTCGCTCCCTTTTGCTGATGCTTTCTTTTTGGTGGTTTTCCCCATTAAAATTAACTACTCCGTTACCGTGGCCCTGACATGGAGCCTGCGTCTATTTCCGTATCAGAATGAAAATAAGAAAAAGGTGCCTACTTAACCGACTGCAGCCGCGATTGTTGTGGAATAGTTTCCCGGTAGGGAAATTTTCTCCCCCCTGCATTTTTGAAGCAGGTATTAATGTGAGACTAAATTTTACAATGTGCTTACCCACATTATCGGAACAGTACAGCCCCATGCCACGTCTGTTGTTGCAATTTCTTACACCTCTACTTCATTTCTACACCCTAAATTAAGCGCCTCATTACAAAATAGGGTATAAAAACGCATTGATCTTGCGCGAAATACCCTATGGCACAATTTTTTCAGTTCATACCGTGGCAATACGCAGATCCCTTTCGATGTATTGACTGCTATTCATCTCGAACATTGCGTTT
This window contains:
- a CDS encoding alpha/beta fold hydrolase, giving the protein MEQVQFSALDQTKLTGSLFEPKQLAHTLLLINSGTGIPRRFYTRFARHAAERGFAVLTYDYRGIGDSAPESLVGYDARYRDWGQQDVPGAINYLTSRYPDLPLTIIGHSTGGQQLGLAENVDRVQAAAFIAVSTGYWRGMPAIYKWFSLVAWKLYLPLVSRLYGYAPARKIRWGENLPNGVAKEWGAWCLEQEYLAAYFDNTGHRTSPDGSPFGPQYFHKVQFPIRAYYFTDDPIATPANATPMLALFKRAAIEKVWINPTELGLKEVGHLGFFWKHIGKSLWDETLTWLQTNATKTL
- the mutS gene encoding DNA mismatch repair protein MutS, with amino-acid sequence MGKTTKKKASAKGSEPTPLMRQYYKIKDRHPNALLLFRLGDFYETFEDDAVVVSQVLGITLTKRANGKASHVPLAGFPYHALDNYLPRLVQAGHRVAICEQLEDTKTARKIVKRDVVEIVTPGVSFREQLLDPKRSNYLASVHWPEKSKNGRAGLSFIDASTGEFYLAEVDARDLKELIQTIAPTEVLVDKRRHDDIRWLRDLGVIVTPQEDWCFGYDFAYETLLRHFKTHSLKGFGVEDFPAGIVAAGVALYYLGETQKGRLPHIDRVNYFASDTFMMLDAQTRRNLELVSTLQSGQQEGSLIQILDMTRTPMGARLLRKWLVRPLRDLKQIHRRLDAVSGFVTSDFLRGRMQETLQTVGDMERMAARISTGRATPREMVALKTTLAAIPQIKSILADETIEAIKSITAQLTPCNEVTQLVGEALVDEPPAQLGDGGYIRPGYHEELDELRTIARSGRDWIVKLQQEESARTGIPSLKVGFNKVFGYYLEVTNAHKDKVPDDFIRKQTLVNAERYITPKLKEYEEKILTAQERITHIETSLFQVIREQVAMHTASLQLNARLLAMLDCLVSLAEVAVQHKYTRPDVHDGLGIEIVEGRHPVVEKTLPVGEPFISNSVSLDPASQQILIITGPNMAGKSVVLRQTGLIVLLAQVGAYVPAEKATLGIVDRIFTRVGASDNLASGESTFLVEMNEAANILNNATPRSLILLDEVGRGTSTFDGLSIAWALVEYLHETERVAAQTLFATHYHELNELKDRYGRIVNLRVQVKEHNGKVVFLRKLIPGGADHSYGIEVARMAGLPSPLIARAQEVLKHLESQQLEIHGGDAAGKPTDGPRVAAAAGMEDLSAAHQLSLFQVQDPAASEAAELLRSLEPNGMTPVEALLKLVELKKIVGS
- a CDS encoding SDR family oxidoreductase, producing MSTKIALITGGSRGLGKSMALHVAAKGAGVVITYLNNAADAQAVVAEIERAGGKAAALQLNTGNISHFPKFAGQLRDTVNTLWGKTEIDFLVNNAGVGAHNVIASTTEEEFDLMINVHVKGVFFLTQQLLPMLADQGRIINISTGLTRFSYPGYAAYAAAKGAVEVFTRYLAKELGERQIAVNTIAPGAIETDFGGGAIRDNAELNQFVASTTALGRVGLPDDIGGAVASLLMDDNLWVNGQRIEVSGGQHL